One segment of Candidatus Delongbacteria bacterium DNA contains the following:
- a CDS encoding beta-lactamase family protein encodes MDKYETIKKIVEEKTVRFPNKTQLAIAVIKNGNPNFYGFKIENNNIISVQNENKIFEIGSITKVFTSTVLADLVVKNKINLDTDIQEYFDFSLNENTKISLLSLANHTSGLKSHPSNYEMPEITAEKLRNLYREYNEDMLIDYLQNEIKIPKTEEKKFEYSNLGFGLLGYALGLSQNRPFKELMQEIVFNKYKMTNTYVDRSNLKNEFVTGLDKNGNETENWDMDILAGCGVVLSSVSDLSKFVSAHFDEANKELALTRKATITVDDEMKVGLGLGIITTSDNNIIYWHNGGTGGYKSAMEFDMETKTASIVLSNVSFFNPNHWDIDRICTRLTGLNIKGK; translated from the coding sequence ATGGATAAATATGAAACGATAAAAAAAATAGTTGAAGAGAAAACTGTTAGATTTCCTAATAAAACTCAGTTGGCTATAGCTGTGATTAAAAATGGAAACCCCAATTTTTATGGTTTTAAAATAGAAAACAACAACATAATAAGTGTTCAAAATGAAAATAAAATTTTTGAGATTGGTTCTATTACAAAGGTTTTTACATCTACAGTTCTTGCAGATTTAGTAGTAAAAAACAAAATAAATTTAGATACAGATATCCAAGAATACTTTGATTTTTCTCTTAATGAGAATACTAAAATAAGTTTGCTAAGTCTGGCAAATCATACTTCTGGTCTTAAGAGTCATCCATCAAATTATGAAATGCCGGAGATTACAGCAGAAAAGTTAAGAAATTTATATAGAGAGTATAATGAAGATATGCTGATAGATTATCTGCAAAATGAAATAAAAATTCCAAAAACTGAAGAAAAAAAATTCGAGTATTCAAATTTAGGGTTTGGACTGTTAGGTTACGCTCTCGGTTTATCTCAAAATAGACCTTTTAAAGAGTTAATGCAGGAAATAGTCTTCAATAAATATAAGATGACAAACACATATGTGGATCGCTCCAATTTAAAAAACGAATTCGTAACAGGGCTTGATAAAAATGGAAATGAGACTGAAAATTGGGATATGGATATTCTTGCAGGTTGTGGAGTCGTTTTATCATCTGTCAGTGATTTGTCAAAATTTGTTTCAGCTCATTTTGACGAAGCTAATAAAGAGCTTGCATTAACCAGAAAAGCAACAATTACTGTAGATGATGAAATGAAAGTAGGTTTAGGATTGGGTATTATAACTACTTCTGATAATAATATCATTTATTGGCATAATGGAGGAACAGGAGGATATAAATCTGCAATGGAATTTGATATGGAAACTAAAACTGCATCCATAGTATTATCCAATGTATCTTTTTTCAATCCGAATCATTGGGATATTGATAGAATTTGCACACGATTAACGGGATTAAACATAAAAGGGAAATGA
- a CDS encoding aminoglycoside 3'-phosphotransferase: MNDIKNYLTPALKKILEGKNLEKIDIGCTEALVYFIKNCIDNVNAYLKVNPKNSLEKLKHEVDIMNWLNGKIPVPKVLHYDENEHYEFLLMTEIKGFPSFSEELSDKSKTMTDLAKGLKLIHSLDISDCPFNEKIIKKCSVIEKQIEAGNIDIDDFDDENKGKKLEELFDRIKELRENMQEDLVFTHGDYCMPNILLTSNGLSGFIDLGRAGISDRYQDIALAIRSIKYNGFSQDHIDLFLSEYGITELDNRKVELYKLIDEFY, from the coding sequence ATGAACGATATAAAAAATTATCTTACTCCCGCTCTAAAAAAAATACTTGAAGGCAAAAACCTCGAGAAAATCGATATTGGCTGTACTGAAGCACTAGTTTATTTCATAAAAAATTGTATTGATAATGTAAATGCTTATCTCAAAGTTAATCCTAAAAATAGTTTAGAAAAGCTTAAGCACGAAGTTGATATTATGAATTGGCTTAATGGAAAAATTCCAGTTCCAAAAGTTCTACATTATGATGAAAATGAACACTACGAATTTCTGTTAATGACTGAAATTAAAGGGTTTCCATCATTTTCGGAAGAACTAAGCGATAAATCTAAAACAATGACTGATTTAGCTAAAGGCTTGAAACTTATCCATAGTTTAGATATTAGCGATTGTCCTTTTAATGAAAAGATTATAAAAAAGTGTAGTGTGATTGAAAAACAGATTGAAGCTGGAAATATCGATATAGATGATTTTGATGATGAAAATAAAGGGAAAAAACTTGAGGAGTTATTTGACAGAATCAAAGAATTAAGAGAAAATATGCAAGAAGATCTGGTTTTTACTCATGGAGACTATTGTATGCCGAATATTTTATTAACTTCAAATGGATTGAGTGGGTTTATAGATCTTGGGCGAGCTGGTATTTCAGACCGATATCAAGACATTGCACTGGCAATCAGAAGTATTAAATACAACGGCTTTTCACAGGATCATATTGATCTTTTTTTGAGTGAATATGGGATAACTGAATTGGATAATAGAAAAGTTGAATTGTATAAGCTGATCGATGAATTTTATTAG